From a region of the Coprococcus comes ATCC 27758 genome:
- a CDS encoding bifunctional folylpolyglutamate synthase/dihydrofolate synthase yields the protein MLYEEARVYLDHVSKYGSVLGLDSIKSLLGELGNPQKDLKFIHIAGTNGKGSILAGLSGILQQAGYRTGRYCSPTVMGYMERFQVDSQWMAEDELAPFVSQVKEAAEKVEEKTDLTVTVFEIETAIAFLYFREKQCDYVVLEAGMGGLLDATNVIDTTVLSIFASISMDHIGVLGNTLEEIAENKAGIIKPSCLAVVTSPQQMSVTDILQKKAGECGCRFVVSHPEKAVISEETMDGQIFSYGEYKDIRLRLAGRYQIDNAATVLEAVDALRRNGVSIPEDAVRKGFVKVTWPGRFQVLEKEPTVIADGAHNRDAARRLAENVRTYLTDRKIVGVMGVFKDKEYEQIAEIMAPYLSKVYTIDLPNGERNLGKERLCEVLKAKNIQSEPAENIADALEKAKAECGKEDVVLVFGSLSYLGEVIRLERETNVFERKKEERTLW from the coding sequence ATGTTATACGAAGAAGCAAGGGTATATTTGGATCATGTATCGAAATACGGAAGTGTACTTGGCTTAGATAGTATAAAGAGCTTATTGGGTGAGCTTGGAAATCCGCAGAAAGATTTGAAATTTATACATATAGCCGGGACTAATGGAAAAGGATCGATTCTCGCCGGACTCTCCGGTATCCTGCAGCAGGCTGGATACCGAACCGGAAGATACTGTTCTCCGACCGTGATGGGATATATGGAACGATTTCAGGTTGATAGCCAATGGATGGCGGAGGACGAGCTCGCCCCTTTTGTATCTCAGGTGAAAGAGGCAGCAGAAAAAGTAGAAGAAAAAACGGATCTCACCGTAACTGTTTTCGAGATAGAAACAGCGATCGCATTTCTCTATTTCAGAGAAAAACAGTGTGATTATGTCGTTCTGGAAGCCGGGATGGGTGGGCTTCTTGATGCGACAAATGTAATAGATACAACTGTTTTGAGTATTTTTGCATCGATCAGTATGGATCATATCGGAGTGCTGGGAAACACATTAGAAGAGATAGCAGAAAATAAAGCCGGAATTATAAAACCATCATGTCTGGCAGTTGTCACGTCGCCACAGCAGATGTCTGTGACCGATATTCTCCAGAAAAAGGCCGGAGAGTGTGGATGCCGGTTTGTGGTTTCGCATCCGGAAAAGGCTGTGATTTCTGAAGAAACGATGGATGGACAGATTTTCTCTTATGGAGAATATAAAGATATCCGTCTTCGCCTGGCTGGCAGATATCAGATTGACAATGCGGCGACAGTATTGGAAGCTGTGGATGCGTTAAGAAGGAACGGTGTTTCGATTCCGGAAGACGCTGTAAGAAAGGGATTTGTGAAAGTGACATGGCCTGGACGGTTTCAGGTACTTGAAAAAGAACCGACCGTGATCGCCGACGGAGCACATAACAGGGATGCCGCAAGAAGACTTGCGGAAAATGTGAGAACCTATCTGACGGACAGAAAGATTGTCGGTGTGATGGGGGTTTTTAAAGATAAAGAATATGAACAAATCGCAGAGATCATGGCTCCGTATCTTTCAAAGGTGTATACGATCGATCTTCCAAATGGGGAGAGGAATCTGGGAAAAGAGAGATTATGTGAAGTATTAAAGGCCAAGAACATACAGTCAGAACCGGCAGAGAACATTGCAGATGCGCTTGAAAAAGCAAAAGCAGAATGTGGGAAAGAAGATGTTGTTCTGGTGTTTGGTTCCTTATCTTATCTGGGAGAAGTGATAAGACTTGAACGGGAAACAAACGTGTTTGAAAGAAAAAAGGAAGAGAGAACATTATGGTAG